One Chiloscyllium plagiosum isolate BGI_BamShark_2017 chromosome 14, ASM401019v2, whole genome shotgun sequence genomic region harbors:
- the ccng1 gene encoding cyclin-G1 codes for MIGIETQGASSKILTLVNQLNVQLEQEPKYQPRISGLKVIESAHENGIRMTVRLREFEVKDLLSLSQFFGFSTDAFVLAVSLLDRFLGLMKVQPKHLCCVGLCCFYLAVKATEEEHSIPLASDLIRISQCRFTISDMMRMENIILEKLRCRVRGPTVLDFLRLYHKLILNCSSSERKKMLNLERLESQLKACNCRFVFSKTKGSTLALSIIALEVQTQKLHELTETIESLQQHSKISDHDLFHWRDRVAECLAEYSSSRCSRPSSKKLMWIVSRRTSGQLHSYHRITPLPTIPETATYT; via the exons atGATTGGAATTGAAACTCAAGGTGCAAGCAGTAAAATCCTGACACTTGTGAACCAGCTAAATGTACAACTAGAACAGGAACCAAAATATCAGCCAAGGATAAGTGGTTTGAAAGTCATTGAATCAGCACATGAGAATGGAATTCGGATGACTGTGCGACTGAGAGAGTTTGAAGTCAAGGATCTCCTCAGTCTGTCCCAATTCTTTGGGTTTAGTACTGATGCATTTGTCCTGGCTGTTAGTTTGCTTGATAGATTTCTAGGGTTGATGAAG GTGCAGCCGAAACACTTATGCTGTGTTGGCCTGTGTTGCTTTTACCTTGCTGTGAAAGCAACTGAAGAAGAGCACAGTATTCCACTTGCCAGTGACCTGATTCGAATCAGTCAGTGTAGATTCACCATTTCAGATATGATGAGGATGGAGAATATTATACTGGAAAAGTTGCGCTGCAGGGTGAGAGGTCCAACTGTCTTGGACTTTCTGCGACTATATCACAAACTCATTCTGAATTGTTCTTCATCTGAAAG GAAAAAGATGCTGAATCTTGAGCGACTTGAATCCCAGCTTAAAGCTTGTAATTGTCGCTTTGTATTCTCGAAAACAAAA ggATCCACATTGGCACTGTCAATCATTGCACTCGAGgtccaaacacagaaattgcatgAATTAACAGAGACCATCGAGAGTCTACAGCAACATTCCAAA ATCAGTGACCATGATTTGTTCCATTGGCGAGATCGTGTTGCAGAATGTTTAGCAGAGTATTCATCATCTAGGTGTTCCAGACCTAGTAGCAAAAAGCTCATGTGGATTGTATCACGACGCACATCCGGGCAACTTCATAGTTACCATCGTATAACTCCTCTTCCAACAATTCCTGAAACTGCTACTTATACCTAA